From Pseudomonas alcaligenes, a single genomic window includes:
- a CDS encoding fatty acid desaturase, with translation MTADASVPRPRLPREPLYQTPAVAWPTLAVFVFGLLLWVGAIVVAEQGLISPAVALFLQTVAAFAEFTVMHEGVHHSLLRGHPKLNAVISGIAAVFLGVLASRAAFRYLHFKHHRLTNESGDPDLWSGKGSAWRKPLQWLTADIGYAVATIKDWSKIPAAGRREMVLTLTATFGVLAVLVSLGYGKDVLLYWLLPARLAILWLAFAFNYLPHHPHKIEQRHNPYAASNVREGGEPIMRLLCLYQNYHLIHHLFPSVPFYRYARIWERNRSAYIELGAQVRAWHGMEPKHRD, from the coding sequence ATGACTGCTGACGCCTCTGTACCTCGTCCTCGCCTTCCGCGAGAGCCGCTTTACCAAACCCCCGCTGTTGCCTGGCCCACGCTTGCAGTGTTTGTCTTTGGCCTACTGCTATGGGTTGGCGCAATCGTAGTCGCCGAACAGGGGCTCATCAGCCCTGCGGTTGCTCTGTTCCTGCAAACCGTAGCTGCATTTGCTGAGTTCACCGTGATGCACGAAGGTGTGCACCACTCGCTCTTGCGAGGCCACCCAAAGCTCAATGCAGTTATCAGCGGCATTGCCGCTGTCTTCCTAGGCGTACTGGCCTCGAGAGCAGCCTTCCGTTATTTGCATTTCAAGCACCATCGGCTGACCAATGAAAGCGGTGATCCCGACCTCTGGAGTGGGAAGGGCTCAGCCTGGCGCAAGCCGTTGCAATGGCTCACAGCTGATATTGGCTACGCCGTCGCTACGATCAAGGACTGGAGTAAGATTCCGGCGGCCGGGCGCCGCGAGATGGTGCTTACCCTGACAGCTACGTTCGGTGTGCTGGCGGTACTGGTTTCATTGGGCTACGGCAAGGATGTCCTCCTGTACTGGCTGCTTCCAGCGCGCTTGGCCATCCTGTGGCTGGCATTCGCCTTCAACTACCTGCCGCATCACCCCCACAAAATAGAACAACGCCATAATCCTTACGCTGCCTCCAATGTGCGCGAGGGCGGCGAGCCGATAATGCGCTTGCTGTGCCTGTATCAGAACTACCACCTCATCCATCACCTCTTCCCTTCTGTGCCCTTCTATCGATACGCCCGCATCTGGGAGCGGAATCGCAGTGCATATATCGAGCTGGGTGCTCAGGTGCGCGCTTGGCACGGTATGGAGCCGAAACACCGAGATTGA